AATGACGTGCTAAGTCTCTCGCCAGACTTAAGTAGTGGTTGGTCAACAGTGGCCAGTTCAGAACTTGCGGGCTTATTTGGAACGTTTTTTGGTCTCACTTTAGCTGGTGATGAGCAAGTAACGATAGGAAATGGCGCAAGCGATCTCACTGAGCAGTTTATTCTTGCCTTTGGTGACACTGTGCATGAGGCATCGGAAGATAGCGGTGCCACTATTAATGACGTAAACCCAAATTTGCCCAATATAGGTGAAACGCGCGGATATACAAATAATGCCGTGGGTAATCGTGGCAGATTTAGATCTCCTTTTGTATTGGATGGACAAACTAGTTTTCAGTTCAGCGATAACGTTACCGATATTCTCTCATTTAATGCGACCAATACTGCGCAATTTGCTAATGCCACAGTAGGGACATGGTTAGTTCGTGAAGTGGCAACGATCCCGACACCAAGCATGTTGAGCCTCTTTGCACTGGCGCTGGCAGGGCTATTTATTCGACGTAAAAAAGGTGTTCGCCATTAAAAATGCATTTGCCGACAAACATGCATTCGCTGTAATAAACGTTTAAACAGTCGATTTTCGTTTGCGATGTGATGTTTTTCGGCGCTTTTTATACGCTGGCTTTTGTGGACTTTTCAGCCCTTGCAATGAGCTGGGTAAATGCTGGCTAAGCAAATTA
The nucleotide sequence above comes from Thalassotalea euphylliae. Encoded proteins:
- a CDS encoding PEP-CTERM sorting domain-containing protein codes for the protein MNFLKSVALVGTIFLAGLSVSSQAAMIGVDNNFEDNGLTVLEYRSDGSIWEWLDLSVTNGISYNSLVADLNDDGRLNNSSSLLTTNSGALNDVLSLSPDLSSGWSTVASSELAGLFGTFFGLTLAGDEQVTIGNGASDLTEQFILAFGDTVHEASEDSGATINDVNPNLPNIGETRGYTNNAVGNRGRFRSPFVLDGQTSFQFSDNVTDILSFNATNTAQFANATVGTWLVREVATIPTPSMLSLFALALAGLFIRRKKGVRH